The DNA segment GGCGCAAACGATGAAACGAGCGATTCAGGTTTTCCAGCAGTTCGTCGATGTTTTTCTCGGCGCGTTGCATTGCCGCCAGCCGGCTGGCGTTCTCGGAGGCGAGGGATTCGGCGCAGGCGCGGAAAAGCGA comes from the Candidatus Aminicenantes bacterium genome and includes:
- a CDS encoding F0F1 ATP synthase subunit gamma, translated to SLFRACAESLASENASRLAAMQRAEKNIDELLENLNRSFHRLRQSSIDEELFDIISGFEALSAKD